One window of Cohnella hashimotonis genomic DNA carries:
- a CDS encoding TetR/AcrR family transcriptional regulator has protein sequence MQRREQILDVAARAYFRTGGGFDVRDVAREAELGYGTVYHYYPNRHLLIEDVLDSGFERCEQALSQWIDDGESSSDGLVLLAYCKSLLVLWQVDARAYLVYKMAAEHFAGLPEKDRSIAKRRFMDRLYVPLQAIARRDDESIDHMLAVLVGCCGLHYYAGNSELDVDRISRLAMHAITKES, from the coding sequence ATGCAGCGCAGAGAACAGATCCTGGATGTCGCAGCGCGCGCTTACTTCCGCACAGGCGGCGGCTTCGACGTTCGCGATGTCGCTCGCGAGGCCGAGCTGGGGTACGGCACCGTATATCATTATTATCCGAACCGTCATTTGTTAATCGAGGATGTGCTGGACAGCGGCTTCGAGCGCTGCGAGCAGGCGCTGTCGCAATGGATCGACGACGGCGAGAGCAGTTCGGATGGCTTGGTATTGCTCGCGTATTGCAAATCGCTGCTCGTACTGTGGCAAGTGGACGCCCGTGCCTATCTCGTCTATAAAATGGCGGCGGAGCACTTTGCGGGCTTGCCGGAGAAGGATCGGAGCATCGCAAAGAGAAGGTTCATGGATCGGTTGTACGTTCCACTCCAGGCGATCGCCCGCCGGGATGACGAGAGCATCGATCATATGCTTGCCGTGCTGGTCGGCTGCTGCGGACTGCATTATTATGCTGGAAATTCAGAGCTGGATGTCGATCGTATCTCCCGTCTCGCCATGCATGCCATTACAAAGGAGTCCTGA
- a CDS encoding YcxB family protein, protein MEEHEKIEIQLTSRDIVDFNFSYMNRSGALWIISFMGVLFLAYTILQIAQGKPFGSYVFSLFFVFFSAFFPIALYRGAVRSYQNKFLQEKKIYEFTPEGFQMESESTTSKVLWPDVQRVIVNKKGINLFIASNAGHLIPQRYLAGKDAIRAMVMKYTTPKSRAKGKSKLLATIAIYLVIFLVTVAIVQFYLAKNGS, encoded by the coding sequence ATGGAAGAACATGAGAAAATCGAAATCCAGCTGACGAGCAGAGATATCGTAGATTTTAATTTTTCCTACATGAATCGTAGCGGGGCCCTATGGATCATCTCCTTTATGGGCGTCCTGTTTCTTGCCTACACCATCTTACAAATCGCGCAGGGAAAACCTTTCGGATCCTATGTATTTAGCCTGTTCTTCGTATTCTTCAGCGCCTTTTTTCCCATCGCGCTCTACCGAGGCGCAGTCCGCAGCTATCAAAACAAGTTCCTGCAAGAAAAGAAGATTTATGAATTTACGCCGGAAGGATTTCAAATGGAATCCGAATCCACAACCTCCAAGGTGCTATGGCCGGACGTGCAGAGAGTTATCGTGAATAAAAAAGGAATAAATCTTTTTATCGCCAGCAATGCCGGGCATCTGATCCCGCAGCGATACTTGGCGGGAAAAGATGCGATCCGTGCGATGGTCATGAAGTATACGACACCGAAAAGCCGAGCAAAGGGAAAATCCAAGCTGCTCGCGACAATCGCAATTTACCTGGTGATCTTTCTTGTTACGGTTGCTATCGTACAATTTTATCTGGCGAAGAACGGTAGTTAG
- the ppsA gene encoding phosphoenolpyruvate synthase: MHTWALDFHEMDQTQLGLVGGKGLNLGELSKIPGIQVPEGFCVTTAGFQKALEQNEKYSMLLNRLTTLKAEDRDQIVDISRSVRQLILEAEVPSQVEQAVTRYLSLIGEEYAYAVRSSATAEDLPHASFAGQQDTFLNIIGKDSILRHIRQCWASLFTERAVIYRMQQGFDHRQVYVSVIVQRMIFPQASGILFTADPVTSNRKLLSIDAGFGLGEALVSGLVNADCYKVREEKVVEKRIAAKNWAIYGKKEGGTEKKRIEPDRQKSQALTDRQILELARIGRQIEAHFGCPQDIEWCLTNDTFYIVQSRPITTLFPIPEADDQQNHVYLSVGHQQMMTDPIKPLGLSLYLLITPAPMRQAGGRLFVDIAPRLTTPAGREAMLKVLDSDPLISGAVKTIIEREFIALLPHDPSVSTPTRVDTATPAPIEFDPAIVSELIMRNQASIKELKQNIQTKSGPALFDFILEDIRELKKILFDPQSTAVFMAAMNASAWINDRINAWLGEKNAADTLSQSVPNNITSEMGLALLDVADQIRPYPEVIHYLQHTEADDFLEKIVQFNGGKVARDAIRDYLAKYGMRCPGEIDITRTRWSEKPLALVPMILGHIQNFEPNAGKQKFEQGRQEALEKERELLNRLRQLPDGEQKALETKQKIDLVRNFIGYREYPKYGMISRYFVYKQAILKEAERLVQAGVIRAKEDVYDLALEELHEVARLNQLDQRIIDKRKEDYRFFEKLTPPRVITSEGEIITGAYQRENMPDHALLGLPVSSGVIEGRARVLLNIENAHLEEGDILVTSFTDPGWTPLFISIKGLVTEVGGLMTHGAVIAREYGLPAVVGVENATRLIKDGQRIRVNGTEGYIEIL, encoded by the coding sequence ATGCATACTTGGGCGCTCGATTTTCACGAGATGGATCAAACGCAGCTTGGGCTTGTTGGTGGAAAAGGATTGAATTTAGGGGAATTATCGAAAATTCCGGGCATCCAGGTACCGGAAGGATTTTGCGTAACGACAGCGGGTTTTCAAAAAGCGCTTGAACAGAACGAAAAGTATTCCATGCTGCTGAATCGTCTGACCACGCTTAAAGCAGAGGATCGAGACCAAATCGTCGATATCAGCCGATCCGTGCGCCAGCTCATTTTGGAAGCGGAAGTCCCCTCCCAGGTTGAACAAGCAGTAACGCGATATCTCTCCCTCATCGGCGAAGAGTATGCTTATGCGGTGCGCTCCAGCGCGACTGCCGAAGATTTGCCGCATGCTTCTTTTGCCGGTCAACAGGACACCTTCTTAAATATCATCGGCAAAGACTCGATTTTGCGGCATATCAGACAATGCTGGGCTTCCTTGTTCACGGAGCGTGCGGTCATATACCGTATGCAGCAGGGGTTCGATCACAGGCAAGTGTATGTATCGGTTATCGTTCAAAGGATGATTTTTCCCCAGGCTTCAGGCATTTTATTTACCGCCGATCCTGTCACTTCCAACCGGAAGCTGCTTTCCATCGATGCCGGTTTTGGACTCGGAGAAGCGTTGGTCTCGGGTTTGGTCAATGCAGATTGCTATAAGGTGCGGGAAGAGAAAGTCGTAGAGAAGCGGATTGCAGCTAAAAATTGGGCGATCTACGGAAAGAAGGAGGGCGGGACAGAAAAGAAGCGGATCGAGCCTGATCGGCAGAAGTCTCAAGCCCTCACCGATCGGCAAATTTTAGAGTTGGCACGAATCGGAAGGCAGATCGAAGCTCATTTTGGCTGTCCGCAGGATATCGAATGGTGCTTGACTAACGATACTTTTTATATCGTCCAGAGTCGGCCGATCACAACGTTATTTCCGATCCCTGAGGCGGATGATCAACAAAATCACGTCTATCTTTCGGTCGGACATCAACAAATGATGACAGATCCCATAAAGCCGTTGGGCTTGTCTCTTTACCTATTGATTACGCCTGCACCGATGCGCCAAGCCGGTGGAAGGTTGTTTGTCGATATTGCCCCCAGGCTGACTACCCCCGCCGGCCGGGAAGCGATGTTAAAAGTGCTGGATTCCGATCCCTTGATATCGGGTGCGGTCAAAACAATCATAGAGCGAGAGTTCATCGCATTGCTGCCTCATGATCCCTCGGTGTCGACCCCGACAAGAGTTGATACCGCCACGCCTGCACCGATCGAGTTCGATCCCGCAATCGTTTCTGAGTTGATCATGCGTAACCAAGCATCGATTAAAGAGCTGAAGCAGAACATTCAGACGAAATCGGGACCGGCGCTATTCGATTTTATTTTGGAGGACATCCGGGAATTAAAGAAAATTTTGTTCGATCCTCAGAGTACGGCTGTGTTTATGGCTGCCATGAATGCTTCAGCATGGATCAATGATCGCATAAATGCGTGGTTGGGCGAAAAAAACGCGGCCGATACGCTCTCTCAATCGGTACCGAATAATATTACTTCGGAAATGGGTCTGGCGCTGCTGGATGTCGCGGATCAGATTCGCCCCTATCCGGAAGTCATTCATTATTTGCAGCATACGGAAGCGGATGACTTTCTGGAGAAAATCGTTCAGTTCAACGGAGGGAAAGTGGCCCGTGACGCGATCCGCGATTATCTAGCCAAATACGGAATGCGCTGCCCCGGAGAAATCGATATTACGAGAACCCGCTGGAGCGAAAAACCGCTCGCCCTTGTTCCCATGATTCTGGGTCACATCCAAAACTTTGAACCGAATGCCGGCAAGCAAAAATTCGAGCAGGGGCGCCAGGAGGCGCTCGAAAAAGAACGAGAACTGCTGAATCGATTGAGGCAACTGCCTGACGGCGAGCAAAAAGCGCTGGAAACGAAGCAAAAGATCGACCTTGTCCGGAACTTCATCGGTTACAGGGAATATCCGAAATACGGCATGATTAGTCGCTACTTCGTATACAAGCAAGCCATTCTGAAAGAGGCGGAACGACTCGTTCAAGCGGGCGTCATCCGTGCCAAAGAAGATGTGTACGACCTCGCTTTAGAAGAGCTTCACGAAGTCGCACGCTTAAACCAACTGGATCAACGGATCATCGACAAACGCAAAGAGGATTACCGATTTTTCGAAAAACTAACGCCCCCGCGCGTCATAACCTCTGAAGGCGAGATCATTACGGGCGCGTATCAACGAGAAAATATGCCGGATCACGCACTGTTAGGCCTGCCTGTTTCTTCGGGCGTCATAGAAGGAAGAGCGCGTGTCCTTTTAAATATTGAAAATGCCCATCTGGAGGAAGGAGATATACTCGTCACTTCCTTTACCGATCCTGGTTGGACGCCGCTGTTCATATCCATTAAAGGTCTGGTGACCGAAGTCGGCGGACTCATGACCCATGGCGCCGTAATCGCGCGCGAATATGGCTTGCCAGCCGTCGTCGGCGTGGAAAATGCAACCAGGCTTATCAAGGACGGGCAACGAATTCGCGTGAATGGAACAGAAGGATACATTGAAATTTTGTAA
- a CDS encoding S-layer homology domain-containing protein: MRKITAWMLALSVAFSLFAAGAKTTGVAAAAGALEGYITLTVEKFTLGQGYKLEPTRVPFYTGENGAAVIARVLGEENIKHTGTVDGAFYLSDVRDSVQEAHVPDYILEQIALGNETLGGRQDSEWLGEFDYTPMSGWMYEVNGEFPPVGLSAYLPHDGDVVRTQFTVWGYGADLDYSDGSGYIDSADKDELTALIGKVNGDPTRDTLLSDPAIAASYTHAYEVLENIESTQDSVDRALTELADGLGWDVVKPELAIAGIEDQSFLHAKQLSFQVTATDAGTPGIVPTVTLNGTALMPKDGQYTANLVVGANTIVVTAQDLAGNTALRTLTVYYGLSGIVGEQLGKNLAWIANTVKEPTFGTLGGEWSVLSLARGQYDMPASYYAKYYDNVVAKIAPLVAQNDGILDKSKSTEHSRLIVGLASIAKDPHHVAGFDATQALSDYDYVLKQGINGPIWALIAMDTRGYAFPAAAQGKKQATRENLIQYILNNEVKKGTEQAGGWGFSTVTADVDLTAMAMQALAPYYASDDSVRAAVDRAIVWLSAKQNNLGSFTNFGSTSSESIAQVVTALSALGIDSATDARFVKQDMSVLEALLSFGAPDGGFKHVLTGKVDSMATDQGTYALIAYARYTKSENRLYDMTDAVDPAAPKVIDLPLPDGLTPVVDIPLDTNDYSLTLYPYDQNKQVKVTIPADSESKVSLNTAADSNLPALSVTKGNVSAFIPQNTLIKSGDPSKVELLTTIDASDLTLKEKIGGIVASGMKLDSIAKAFAMGGTDRVTFDRFITLTFTGLNGKSAAYVENDQAHTIQKVADEAAGIETGKDEYAYDSGEDLIVKTKHFTQFVAYAEKSSDPSAGGGNGGTTGHVTLSIDKNTIGKGYVVAPERVELKENDTVWSVLSRVLDSKQIAYKYEFNPKYNSVYVQSIAGDGEFDHGNLSGWMYNVNGTYPDYGASLYKLKDGDSVQWRYTTDLGADLGHPYNGDSSGTGGGAGESTVVNVPDNATKDFVFAVEAGKSYSNGILVNIPDIQPKVFLDLNAVLKDMPKITVKRGDLTLEIPEHEALVKGESAIELFTKLDPTESGLQTLVRGGLASTERLKKIDSAFVLGAKDESFLFSSPVTITFKNAKDRKVGYIEDGKWTSIPLYADDAQGAAATKGTEKVAYAFVKGDNLIVKTNHFTTYVSYTIEGAESGGNMDMSKLFSDANAISSWAYDSMKDAVERGFVQGSNGKLNPKANLTRAEFAKLLVSVQELTATSGNAGSFKDVPETKWYYTYVNAASHAGLVNGYNGYFQPNDAITREQLATVIVKALNLKPATPAIPLSDMGNVSDWANADVQTVAASAFMQGQGGRFDPKGPVTREMATVVLMRAYRYKHSGTNGDV; this comes from the coding sequence ATGAGAAAAATAACGGCCTGGATGCTCGCGCTAAGCGTCGCATTTTCGTTGTTTGCGGCGGGCGCGAAAACGACCGGCGTTGCTGCTGCGGCAGGCGCGCTCGAAGGTTATATTACGTTGACAGTCGAGAAATTTACGCTGGGTCAAGGTTACAAGCTGGAGCCTACCCGCGTACCCTTTTATACCGGAGAGAACGGCGCGGCCGTAATCGCCCGGGTTTTGGGCGAAGAAAATATCAAGCATACAGGGACTGTCGACGGCGCCTTTTATTTATCCGATGTACGAGACTCGGTGCAAGAAGCGCATGTGCCGGACTACATACTCGAACAAATCGCGTTAGGCAATGAGACGCTCGGCGGGCGGCAGGATTCCGAATGGCTCGGCGAATTTGACTATACGCCGATGTCAGGCTGGATGTACGAAGTCAACGGGGAATTCCCGCCGGTCGGATTGTCGGCTTACCTTCCCCATGACGGCGACGTCGTCCGCACGCAGTTCACGGTGTGGGGCTACGGCGCGGATCTGGACTATTCAGATGGCAGCGGCTATATCGATTCTGCCGATAAGGATGAATTGACGGCACTGATCGGCAAGGTCAATGGAGATCCGACCAGAGATACGCTGCTTTCCGATCCGGCGATTGCCGCCTCGTATACGCATGCGTACGAAGTGCTTGAAAATATCGAGAGCACACAAGATAGCGTCGACCGGGCGTTAACGGAACTGGCGGACGGACTCGGTTGGGACGTCGTCAAGCCGGAGCTCGCGATCGCCGGCATCGAAGACCAGTCTTTTCTACACGCGAAACAACTTAGCTTTCAAGTAACCGCAACCGATGCGGGCACGCCGGGCATCGTCCCGACAGTGACCCTGAATGGCACCGCCCTTATGCCAAAAGACGGCCAATATACGGCCAACCTGGTCGTCGGCGCCAATACGATCGTCGTTACCGCTCAGGATCTTGCTGGCAATACTGCGCTTCGGACGTTGACGGTTTACTATGGTCTGTCGGGCATCGTCGGAGAACAGCTCGGTAAAAACCTCGCTTGGATTGCGAATACGGTGAAGGAACCGACCTTCGGAACGCTCGGGGGCGAATGGTCGGTACTGTCGCTCGCGCGTGGGCAATATGATATGCCTGCAAGCTATTATGCGAAGTATTACGATAATGTCGTTGCGAAAATAGCTCCGTTAGTCGCTCAGAACGATGGCATACTTGATAAGAGCAAGAGCACGGAACATTCGCGTCTTATTGTCGGACTGGCTTCGATAGCGAAGGATCCGCATCATGTCGCGGGATTTGACGCAACGCAGGCGTTGTCCGATTACGATTATGTCCTTAAGCAAGGCATCAACGGTCCGATCTGGGCGCTGATCGCGATGGATACGCGAGGCTACGCGTTCCCGGCCGCCGCGCAAGGCAAGAAACAAGCGACCCGAGAAAACCTTATTCAATATATTCTGAACAATGAAGTGAAAAAAGGCACCGAGCAAGCCGGCGGCTGGGGCTTTAGCACGGTTACGGCCGACGTCGACTTGACCGCCATGGCGATGCAGGCGCTTGCGCCGTACTACGCGTCAGACGACTCGGTACGGGCGGCGGTCGATCGGGCGATCGTCTGGCTGTCCGCGAAGCAGAATAACCTGGGCAGCTTTACGAACTTTGGAAGCACCAGTAGCGAAAGCATCGCGCAGGTCGTTACGGCGCTATCCGCTCTGGGCATCGATTCGGCGACGGATGCGCGATTCGTCAAGCAAGACATGTCCGTTCTGGAGGCGTTATTGTCTTTTGGCGCTCCCGATGGCGGCTTCAAGCACGTACTGACTGGCAAAGTAGACAGCATGGCGACCGACCAGGGCACCTATGCGCTCATCGCATACGCTCGATATACGAAAAGCGAGAATCGGCTGTACGATATGACGGATGCCGTCGATCCCGCAGCACCAAAAGTAATAGATTTGCCGCTGCCGGACGGCTTGACGCCGGTCGTCGATATCCCGCTGGACACGAACGATTACAGCCTTACGCTATATCCTTACGACCAAAACAAGCAAGTAAAGGTTACGATTCCGGCGGATTCCGAATCGAAGGTTAGCCTGAATACGGCGGCGGACAGCAATCTTCCCGCGTTATCCGTAACGAAGGGCAACGTGTCCGCGTTCATTCCGCAAAACACATTGATCAAGAGCGGCGATCCGTCCAAGGTAGAGCTGCTCACGACAATCGACGCGTCAGACCTGACGCTAAAAGAGAAGATCGGCGGCATCGTGGCAAGCGGCATGAAGCTGGATTCCATTGCGAAGGCGTTCGCGATGGGCGGAACGGATCGAGTGACGTTCGACAGGTTTATCACGCTGACCTTCACAGGCTTGAACGGAAAGAGCGCCGCATACGTTGAAAACGATCAAGCCCACACGATTCAAAAGGTCGCCGATGAAGCGGCCGGGATTGAAACGGGCAAAGACGAGTACGCGTACGACAGCGGAGAAGATCTGATCGTCAAAACCAAGCATTTTACCCAGTTTGTCGCCTACGCCGAGAAGTCCTCGGATCCATCTGCCGGCGGTGGCAATGGCGGAACAACCGGTCACGTAACGTTGTCGATCGATAAAAATACGATAGGCAAAGGGTATGTGGTCGCGCCGGAGCGTGTCGAGCTTAAGGAAAACGACACGGTGTGGAGTGTCCTATCGCGCGTGCTGGATAGCAAGCAGATCGCCTACAAATATGAATTCAATCCGAAATACAATAGCGTGTACGTTCAATCGATCGCCGGCGACGGCGAGTTCGATCACGGAAATCTCAGCGGTTGGATGTATAACGTCAACGGAACGTATCCGGATTACGGTGCCAGTCTTTATAAGTTAAAAGACGGGGACAGCGTACAATGGCGCTATACGACCGATCTCGGTGCCGATCTGGGACATCCCTACAACGGCGATTCGAGCGGTACAGGAGGCGGAGCGGGGGAGTCGACGGTGGTCAACGTCCCCGATAATGCGACGAAAGATTTTGTTTTCGCAGTGGAAGCCGGTAAATCTTATTCAAATGGAATCCTGGTCAATATTCCGGATATCCAGCCTAAGGTCTTTCTCGATCTAAATGCTGTATTGAAAGATATGCCTAAGATAACGGTGAAACGCGGCGATCTTACGCTTGAAATCCCCGAACACGAGGCATTGGTGAAAGGCGAAAGCGCCATCGAGCTTTTCACGAAGCTTGATCCGACGGAAAGCGGGCTTCAGACGCTTGTTCGAGGCGGACTTGCCTCCACCGAACGGTTGAAGAAGATCGACAGTGCCTTCGTTCTAGGGGCGAAGGATGAATCTTTCCTCTTTTCATCGCCGGTAACCATCACATTCAAAAACGCAAAGGATCGGAAGGTTGGTTACATTGAGGATGGAAAATGGACTTCCATTCCTTTATACGCCGACGACGCGCAAGGTGCCGCAGCGACGAAGGGAACCGAAAAGGTCGCTTATGCGTTCGTGAAAGGCGATAACCTGATCGTGAAAACGAATCACTTCACCACTTACGTCTCTTACACGATCGAAGGCGCCGAAAGCGGCGGGAACATGGACATGAGTAAGCTGTTCTCGGACGCGAACGCGATCTCAAGCTGGGCTTATGATTCGATGAAGGACGCAGTGGAAAGAGGATTCGTACAAGGAAGCAACGGCAAGCTGAATCCAAAAGCCAATCTGACGCGGGCCGAGTTCGCGAAGCTGCTCGTCTCCGTTCAAGAGCTAACCGCCACGTCCGGCAATGCAGGCAGTTTCAAGGACGTTCCCGAGACAAAGTGGTATTACACTTATGTCAACGCGGCTTCGCACGCTGGATTGGTGAACGGCTATAACGGATATTTCCAACCGAACGATGCGATTACGCGCGAACAGCTGGCTACGGTTATCGTCAAGGCTTTGAATCTT
- a CDS encoding DUF7660 family protein — translation MMRLNEMINGIKTKEDLLIFLSALRKDLISNNEEWENPSLESYLEAMESWIETMDSYYKNTNQLLPEQPSWKMFADILYASKYYE, via the coding sequence ATGATGCGTCTAAACGAAATGATAAACGGAATAAAAACAAAAGAAGATTTGCTCATTTTTCTATCTGCTCTTAGGAAAGATTTAATTTCAAATAACGAAGAGTGGGAAAATCCTTCATTAGAAAGTTACCTTGAGGCAATGGAATCATGGATTGAAACGATGGATTCTTACTACAAAAACACAAATCAGCTACTTCCAGAACAACCATCATGGAAAATGTTTGCTGATATTCTTTATGCGTCAAAATATTATGAATAG
- a CDS encoding sensor histidine kinase, whose amino-acid sequence MKLLLQPLIENSIYHGLREKPGGGSIKVKILRRADALRITVIDNGLGMEHARLSEIRRRLRQPDDAAAHIGLRNTHKRLALMYNERSQFRILSKPGLGTVVSIVIPVAPPARR is encoded by the coding sequence ATGAAGCTGCTGCTTCAGCCGCTGATCGAGAACAGTATCTACCATGGACTTCGAGAAAAGCCCGGCGGCGGATCGATCAAAGTGAAAATATTGCGTCGCGCAGATGCGCTTCGAATTACGGTGATCGACAACGGCCTTGGCATGGAGCATGCACGCTTGTCCGAGATCCGACGGCGCCTACGCCAACCGGACGATGCGGCAGCCCATATCGGCTTGCGCAACACGCACAAACGGCTGGCGCTTATGTACAACGAGAGGAGTCAGTTTCGCATCCTCAGCAAGCCCGGCTTGGGTACGGTGGTGTCCATTGTCATTCCGGTGGCTCCGCCGGCTCGCAGATGA
- the map gene encoding type I methionyl aminopeptidase encodes MIILKSQHEIEAIRKACQVVAECHRTIAPLIQPGITTNEIERVFEDIILKHGAKPYTKGYKGYRYATCASVNDVIAHGFPGSKPLEEGDIVTIDTVAELDGWLGDSAWTYAVGKISPTAEKLMRVTKECLDLGIAQARSGNRIGDMTSAIQQHAESNGFGVVRDLLAHGIGRDLHEDPNYPHVGQPGKGPRIKEGMVFTIEPMITEGTYRMTIDDDGWTARTLDRKLAAQYEHTIAITAEGPQILTLQ; translated from the coding sequence ATGATTATTTTAAAAAGCCAACACGAAATCGAAGCGATCCGCAAAGCCTGCCAAGTGGTGGCCGAATGCCATCGGACGATCGCCCCGCTTATTCAGCCGGGCATTACGACAAACGAGATCGAACGCGTTTTCGAGGACATCATTTTAAAGCACGGCGCCAAGCCTTATACGAAGGGCTATAAGGGCTATCGTTATGCGACCTGTGCCTCCGTCAATGACGTCATCGCGCATGGCTTCCCTGGCAGCAAACCCCTGGAGGAAGGCGATATCGTGACGATCGACACGGTCGCCGAGCTGGATGGCTGGCTAGGCGATTCTGCCTGGACCTATGCGGTCGGGAAGATCTCGCCGACGGCCGAGAAGCTCATGCGCGTCACGAAGGAATGTCTCGACCTCGGCATCGCGCAGGCGCGCTCCGGCAACCGGATCGGCGACATGACGAGCGCGATCCAGCAGCATGCCGAATCGAACGGCTTCGGCGTCGTGCGCGACCTTCTCGCTCATGGCATCGGACGGGACCTTCACGAGGATCCCAACTACCCGCATGTCGGTCAGCCAGGCAAAGGCCCCCGTATCAAGGAAGGCATGGTGTTCACGATCGAGCCCATGATTACCGAAGGCACCTATCGCATGACAATCGACGATGACGGTTGGACCGCACGGACGCTGGACCGCAAGCTTGCCGCCCAATATGAGCATACGATCGCGATCACGGCCGAAGGACCGCAAATTTTGACCTTGCAATAG
- a CDS encoding PQQ-binding-like beta-propeller repeat protein produces MKKGVLLSLVALSLLAAGCSEKQPDSTETKGEQKEAGFFEAPGYAFGYHLGELISGDFQPYAEGNVLYMGGIDGSVTAVDIAAKKKLWSTDPVSTTVEGIEMADNANGISADDNALFVSGSYSIRAYNKVDGGKLWQKQIGQWTTAAPLRYDDKLIAGIDDGSVLALDPKTGDEIWSAKQDDLGIRSEITEKDGVIYVYGNNGILIAADASSGKMKWQTTTLLASNDWNNPDNQIAELLNTKPVFYANLVIIGSWDGNVYGIDRKSGSLVWETRTDKVTSYPLLDGDTVYTTTSNAVHALDAKTGEQKWTVSFDQYLTDWHLSNLAASNGKLYVAADKTLLELDSGTGESRELLALSDDASGIYLHDGLLFIALFHGDVLAKALDE; encoded by the coding sequence TTGAAAAAAGGGGTCTTACTCTCCTTGGTGGCATTGTCGCTTTTAGCTGCGGGGTGTTCGGAGAAACAGCCTGACTCGACAGAAACGAAAGGAGAACAAAAAGAGGCCGGTTTTTTCGAGGCGCCGGGCTACGCATTCGGGTATCATTTAGGCGAGCTCATCAGCGGGGACTTTCAGCCGTACGCGGAAGGCAACGTCCTCTACATGGGAGGCATAGACGGCAGCGTAACAGCTGTCGATATCGCCGCAAAGAAAAAATTGTGGTCTACCGATCCGGTCTCTACGACTGTTGAGGGCATTGAAATGGCCGACAACGCAAACGGCATAAGCGCTGACGATAATGCCCTGTTTGTTAGCGGAAGTTACAGCATCCGAGCCTACAATAAAGTCGACGGCGGCAAGCTGTGGCAGAAGCAGATCGGCCAGTGGACGACGGCAGCGCCGCTTCGCTACGACGATAAGCTGATTGCAGGCATCGATGATGGGAGCGTCCTCGCTCTCGATCCGAAAACGGGAGACGAAATTTGGTCCGCCAAGCAAGATGATCTGGGCATACGATCAGAGATTACAGAAAAGGACGGCGTAATCTATGTTTACGGAAACAACGGCATATTGATTGCGGCCGACGCTTCGAGCGGAAAGATGAAGTGGCAGACAACTACGCTTTTAGCGAGCAATGATTGGAATAATCCGGACAATCAAATCGCGGAGCTCTTAAATACGAAGCCTGTATTTTACGCTAACCTTGTCATCATCGGCAGTTGGGACGGCAACGTGTACGGTATCGACCGGAAAAGCGGAAGTCTTGTATGGGAAACCCGCACGGATAAAGTAACTTCTTATCCGCTGTTAGATGGAGACACCGTCTATACAACTACTTCAAACGCCGTCCATGCCCTTGACGCCAAAACAGGCGAACAAAAATGGACGGTATCCTTTGACCAATACCTGACGGACTGGCATCTATCGAACTTAGCGGCCAGTAACGGCAAGCTTTATGTAGCCGCGGACAAAACGCTCCTCGAGCTTGATTCCGGCACCGGGGAAAGCAGAGAATTACTGGCGTTGTCTGACGACGCCAGCGGTATATATCTTCATGATGGTCTGCTTTTTATCGCTCTGTTTCACGGGGACGTGTTGGCCAAAGCATTGGACGAGTAA